The Desulforegulaceae bacterium genome segment TCATCTGTATATGATTTTAAAAGCTGCTCTTCCACTTCAAGAAGCCTTTTACCGATTTCCTTAATAAATTTTGCAGCTTCTTCCCTGTCATCATTAACAGACTTTAAATAAACTTTTAAAATATCCAAAATTTTCGATCTTGCCATAAAAAAATCATCAGCAGAGGAAAGCTCAGAAATTGTTGACCCAAACTCAGTGAGTTCCTCAATAAATTCTTTTCCCACAGCAAGATTTAATTTTTCAACAATATCCTTATAGGTTTCTCTCAGGATTTCAACATATTCGCTTCTTTCACTTTCATCCATCCCCTTTGCCTGGGCAAATCTGATTTTTTTAAAAAAACTCTTTTTTTCATCTTCCCTTGCACTGTCCTCAATTTCAGTTTTGAGCATAATATTTTTCAAAGTTAACAACTCAGAATCAAGCACCCCTGCTTCTGAATTGTTTTTTATAAACTTTCTAAATCTTTCAATATGCCCTTTTAAACTTTCAGGACCGGAGAGTTTGGCTAAATCACTTAAATATAAAACAGCTTTTTTAAAAATTTCCTGTTCTCTTCTTCGTTTATCAACAAGTTCCTCATAATCTCTGAAAAACTGGTTTTTTTTACTTTCCAAATCTTCGTACTTTTCCTGGAGTTCTAAATAGTCTTTTGAAAACTTTCCTGTCTTTCCAATCTTATCTGTAGAAACAAAAAGCTCCTTTTTTAAAAGAAGCTCTTTTGAAAGATTTCCAATATTCATTTCCACCTTTTTAGAAGCAAGACCTCTGATAACTTCGATTACTGTTTTTGCAATTTCTTCGGCTTTTTGTGAATCACTCATATTTAGAAACCCTGTGTAAAATAATTTGAATTAAAAGGCTTTTGGAGATATTTTGCCCTAAAAACATATTATTATCAACATTGAAGAGCAAGGAAAAGAAAAACTTAAAAACTGATTGGTTATTGACTTTCATTTAGAACTCAAAAGAACCAAACCCGAACCTAACTATTAAAAAGAATTAATCAAAAATCAATATTTCCTAAACTACCAAGTCTTCTTTTTATAAATCTAAAAAACCAGACTTATTAATTTTTAATTTATATGGTAAGTATAAACAAAAATTACAACTGAATTTAAACAACTTATACAGACTTAAGCCAAACTTAATATGGAGAATAAAAAATGTTTTTTGAATTAATAAGAAACAGAAGAAGTGTAAGAGTTTTTAAAAACAAACCTATAGAACCTGAAAAAATTGAAGCACTTAAAGAAGCGGCTTTAAGATCCCCTTCTTCAAGGTCTATCAACCCCTGGGAGTTTATTTTTACCACAGATAAAAATATCATTGAAAAGCTTTCCAAATCAAAACCCCATGGTTCCTCTTTTTTAAAAACAGCTTCCCTTGCTGTGACAATTATAGCAGATCCTGAAAAATGCGATGTCTGGATTGAGGACTCCTCAATTGCCTCAATTTACATTCAGCTTGCCTGTGAATCACTTGATCTTAAAAGCTGCTGGTGCCAAATAAGAAAAAGAGAACATAACGAAAATTTAGAGGCAGAAACTTATGTAAAAGATATTTTAAACATCCCAGCAAACTACAGGGTTCTTTCAATTATAGGAGCTGGCTACCCAGACTCTCTTCCAAAAGGACATGATAATTCCTATGTGAAAAACCAAATACAAAAAATTCATCTGGATAAGTTTTAAACAAAAAAAGGGCAGTAAACCTGCCCTTTTTTAAATGTAAATTTTGATTTGATAAAAACTAAATCATGGATTCACATTCTTCCTGAAAAATTTCTTCCTGCTCATCAAGAACTTCCCTTAAAATTTCTATACTTGTCAAAGGATTCATTAAAACAGCTCTTAAAACAACTATTTCCTCAGAATCTTCCTTTCTTTTCATAGCTGTACGGGATACAAAACTTTTACCTCTTTCCCTTTGAGTCCTCTGAATATTAAGATTGATCTCATTGAGTTTTTCCTGAATTTTGCTTCTTTGTTCACCGGTTTTGGAAAGGAGCTCACGCTTTACTTTAGTAGGACAATATCTATATGTGAGGATGTTTAGCTTGGGCGAAGTCACCAACTGAAA includes the following:
- a CDS encoding diguanylate cyclase, coding for MSDSQKAEEIAKTVIEVIRGLASKKVEMNIGNLSKELLLKKELFVSTDKIGKTGKFSKDYLELQEKYEDLESKKNQFFRDYEELVDKRRREQEIFKKAVLYLSDLAKLSGPESLKGHIERFRKFIKNNSEAGVLDSELLTLKNIMLKTEIEDSAREDEKKSFFKKIRFAQAKGMDESERSEYVEILRETYKDIVEKLNLAVGKEFIEELTEFGSTISELSSADDFFMARSKILDILKVYLKSVNDDREEAAKFIKEIGKRLLEVEEQLLKSYTDDSRDIQDSNTSFTSMLENHLNDLNENVLASNSLEEVKNAVVSKLNTIKIVIHRKNSEDKKYQEHTEQKISKLQEELLSFKAEVLETEEKFREMERDLLLDSLTGAYNRRAYDKRIKEEVERFFRYKTKFSMILFDVDHFKRINDLYGHGIGDKCLAEIIKKVTPLLREVDFLARYGGEEFAVLLPETDLEGAVKVAEKIRKTIEEISFIYKKEKITITVSLGVCEINEEDSGYDSLFSRLDMAMYEAKESGRNKVVSVK
- a CDS encoding nitroreductase family protein, whose protein sequence is MFFELIRNRRSVRVFKNKPIEPEKIEALKEAALRSPSSRSINPWEFIFTTDKNIIEKLSKSKPHGSSFLKTASLAVTIIADPEKCDVWIEDSSIASIYIQLACESLDLKSCWCQIRKREHNENLEAETYVKDILNIPANYRVLSIIGAGYPDSLPKGHDNSYVKNQIQKIHLDKF